In Falco cherrug isolate bFalChe1 chromosome 19, bFalChe1.pri, whole genome shotgun sequence, the genomic stretch CAGTCCCATTTGGGGGTCCCTGCTCCCGCCCAGCGGCCACCCTTAGGCCCCCAGTGCCGCCTCGGGGTCCCTGCTCTTACCCAGGGGCCACCCTTAGGCCCTCGGTCCCGCTTAGgggtccctgctcccagccaggggCCACCCTTAGGCCCTCAGTCCCGCTTAGGggcccctgctcccagccaggggCCACGCTTAGGCTCCCAGTCCCCCCTCGgggtccctgctcccagccaagGGCCACCCTCAGGACCCCAGTCCCACCTGGGGGTCACCCTTAGAGTTCTCAGTCCTTCCTCAGGGTCCCAGGtctcaccagcagcagctctcagggGGTCCCGGCCACTCCTGGGGACCACCCTAGGCTCCTCAGCCTCACTCCACCCCCCGGCAGGACGCAGAGGTGGTGCGTACCCGGGACCCCCAGCGCCTGGCCCAGTGCGACGTGGTGGTGGATGTAGGGGGTGAGTACGACCCCGAGCGACACCGCTACGACCATCACCAGAGGTGAGGCCCCCCAGCACTGGACACCGGGTTCCCCTGGATCTTGGGGGTCCCTCGGAGCTGACTCTGTGGCCCTGCAGGTCCTTCACACAGTCCATGAGGAGCCTCCGGCCTGACAAACCCTGGACCACAAAGCTGAGCAGCGCCGGGCTGGTCTACTGCCACTTCGGCTCCCAGATCCTCGCGGAGCTCTTGGGGCAGCCAGAGGACGGCACTGTTGTGACAGTGCTCTATGATAAGGTACTGGTGAAACTGGGAGGGTCTGGGGGGGGCTCTAACCCTGCCAAGGCTGCATAGCTTTCCGCAGGGCTTCTCCTTGGCAGGGGTCATCCCATAAAAGAGCattctggggaggggggacccCATAAAGGGTGGAACCAGTTTGTTTGAGCTAGTGGTGTGCCGCTGGGCTCCCAGCCAGGCTGACCCCCACTGTTCCCAGCTGTATGAGAACTTCGTGCAAGAGATTGACGCCATCGACAACGGCATCGCGCAGGCGGAGGGGGAGCCCCGCTACGCCCTTACCACCACCCTCAGCGCTCGTGTGGGCCACCTGAACCCCCGCTGGAACGACCCTGACCAGGACACCGAGGTGGGGACAGGGAACATGGTGGGGCTGCCCCGCTTGGGGCCACCCCACTGGGGGCCACCGCTGAcccctctgtgtccccaggCAGGGTTCAGGCGGGCGATGGAGCTGGTCAGGGGCGAGTTCATGGACCGGCTCGACTACTACCACCGTGCCTGGCTGCCTGCGCGGGTACTGGTGGAGGAGGCCATCCGGCGCCGCTTTGAGGTAGTCACTGTGCGAGTTTTGGGGGGGTCTGAAAGTTTGGGGGAGGGCACTGGGATGAGGGGAGGCCAGGTCCCCTTGCATAAACTTGCCTGCGTGGCCCAGGGTGCCCCTTGCACCCCATATACCTACACACAGCATGCACCCCCTTCTCTGCCCCTGGGTACAACCATGCAGCCCCTCCTGTGCCCCTGTAGCCTTGCGTGTGGCTGTGCGCCCCCATACCCATGGCTCTGCGGCCCCCGTTCTCCCCTACGCATGGCCACGCACCGTCTCTGTGCCCTGTGTACCTGTGTATACTTGCAGACGCCCATATCCCCAGGCATGGCCCTGCACCCCATATCCCTGTGCCCCTCCCATGCACCCCCACATCCCCATGCGTCATCACACACCATCctgtgctccccccccccccctccctctgcaCCCCAGTATCCCCCCGCACACTCATGCACCCCCAGAGCAGCGCGCCCAGGCTCGGCAGAGCACCCAGCAGCAGACAGACATGGTGGGGGGGCACAGGACTggtgtgggggctggggggtcggACCCCCCGGGTGCTCAgcgtgtgtgtgtccccccctcAGGTGGATGCCAGCGGGCTGGTGCTGGAGCTCCCACAGGGTGGCTGCCCCTGGAAGGAGCACgtcttcagcctggagcaggagctggcgCTGCCGGAGCCCCTCCAGCTGGTGCTGTTCCCCGACCGCAGCGGGCAGTGGCGGGTGCAGAGCGTCCCAGCGGGGCCACACACCTTCCAGAGCCGGTGAGACCCATCCCCTCACCGTGTGTTgtccgtccccccccgcccccccccgcagcagcatccccccagGGGCAGGTTTTCACCCAccgcctccctctccccccgcAGCCTCCCTCTGCCCGAGCCCTGGCGAGGGGTCCGGGACGAGGCGCTGTCCCAGCTCGCCGGCATCCCCGGCTGCGTCTTCGTACACGCCAGCGGCTTCATCGGAGGCAACCGCACACGGGAAGGGGCCTTGGAGATGGCCCGGCAGACGCTGGCGCAGCAGCACGAGGGGGGAGCGCAGAGCGGATGAGCCCCCTCCCATCATAGCCACCCAGAAGGGACCCCTGGCCCAGCGGGGGGGGGTTCCAGGGATGCCCGAGACCATCCCCACTCAGCACATGTAATGGGATCGCACTGGGACACTAGAATGGAGCGGTTTGTCCGGCAGGGGGGCCAGGCTACCCCCAGCAGTGCCGCTGCTCCCCCCCCCAGCGCTGGACTGGTGTGAGCCCAGTCACAGCCCCAACCAAGAGACTCTGGACCTGTTTCTCTGAAGATTGTCCCCATTCCATTTGTATCTGCTGGCCGGTGGGTTCCAAacaccagtaaaaaaaaaagtgtgttccCAGTGCGTTTGTTGCTTAGGCAgtggggtctgggggggggATGGGAGGGGTCCTtggggtgccggggggggcaGGACAGGACTGTGTGTAGTGATGTGGGGTTGCAAAGGGCTGTGAACTGGGGGTGAAAAAGCAGGTGCTGGCGTCACCCCCCTGCACGCCTCCCTGTGCTGGGAGACTGGGAGGGGAACCAGGGGCatcctgctgcccccccccgccacaAACCTGTGCATCTGGCAGGACGAGGAGGGGGGGGGACACGGA encodes the following:
- the MYG1 gene encoding MYG1 exonuclease isoform X2, with protein sequence MRRGLRLMAAALGSRSAAGPAPAPASAPRIGTHDGTFHCDEVLACCLLRLLPRYRDAEVVRTRDPQRLAQCDVVVDVGGEYDPERHRYDHHQRSFTQSMRSLRPDKPWTTKLSSAGLVYCHFGSQILAELLGQPEDGTVVTVLYDKLYENFVQEIDAIDNGIAQAEGEPRYALTTTLSARVGHLNPRWNDPDQDTEAGFRRAMELVRGEFMDRLDYYHRAWLPARVLVEEAIRRRFEVDASGLVLELPQGGCPWKEHVFSLEQELALPEPLQLVLFPDRSGQWRVQSVPAGPHTFQSRLPLPEPWRGVRDEALSQLAGIPGCVFVHASGFIGGNRTREGALEMARQTLAQQHEGGAQSG
- the MYG1 gene encoding MYG1 exonuclease isoform X1, with translation MRRGLRLMAAALGSRSAAGPAPAPASAPRIGTHDGTFHCDEVLACCLLRLLPRYRDAEVVRTRDPQRLAQCDVVVDVGGEYDPERHRYDHHQRSFTQSMRSLRPDKPWTTKLSSAGLVYCHFGSQILAELLGQPEDGTVVTVLYDKLYENFVQEIDAIDNGIAQAEGEPRYALTTTLSARVGHLNPRWNDPDQDTEGSGGRWSWSGASSWTGSTTTTVPGCLRGYWWRRPSGAALRWMPAGWCWSSHRVAAPGRSTSSAWSRSWRCRSPSSWCCSPTAAGSGGCRASQRGHTPSRAASLCPSPGEGSGTRRCPSSPASPAASSYTPAASSEATAHGKGPWRWPGRRWRSSTRGERRADEPPPIIATQKGPLAQRGGVPGMPETIPTQHM
- the MYG1 gene encoding MYG1 exonuclease isoform X3; protein product: MRSLRPDKPWTTKLSSAGLVYCHFGSQILAELLGQPEDGTVVTVLYDKLYENFVQEIDAIDNGIAQAEGEPRYALTTTLSARVGHLNPRWNDPDQDTEGSGGRWSWSGASSWTGSTTTTVPGCLRGYWWRRPSGAALRWMPAGWCWSSHRVAAPGRSTSSAWSRSWRCRSPSSWCCSPTAAGSGGCRASQRGHTPSRAASLCPSPGEGSGTRRCPSSPASPAASSYTPAASSEATAHGKGPWRWPGRRWRSSTRGERRADEPPPIIATQKGPLAQRGGVPGMPETIPTQHM